From Desulfonatronum thiosulfatophilum:
TTCGCCATGATCAGATGATTGCGCTCATGCCGGCGGTCACGCAGATACTGCAGGGAGTCGCTGAGCGCGCTCTGGCCCGAGGGGATCCAGTACCCCAGGATGTGCATATTGCCGTGAGGCGAAACAACGCTCAGCTCGCAACCTGGAATGAATTCTATTCCCAGATTCTCGGCCGCGCGGGAGGCCTCGTCCAGGCCGCCGGTGGTATCATGGTCGGTCAGGGCAATGGCCTCCAGACCAGCGGCAACCGCCGTCTGGATTAATTCAGTGGGAGTCAGGGTTCCATCGGAAGCATTCGAGTGGGTGTGCAGATCTATTCCGGGCATGAGATGGTTGGGTAGAAGGTGAGGTGGCGGGATGTATTGCTTTCTGGGTGTAAGTTCACCAGATGTTCAACGCAAATCAGCGTTGAAGCAAATATATCTACCCAATTTCCGGAGGGCTCACAAGAAAAAGCCCATGGCTGAACTTGTCGTCTTCCTTCCTTTACAGTGAGCGATCCACGATCAAGCCGGCCATTTCGTCAATGGATTCAGCCAGTCGGATGATCTCGTCCGGCGGAAAACGTCGCAACACCTCCTTGGTTTCCGGATTGTAGACCTCCACCTGAAACCGTTCGCTCTTGTCGGTCATTTTCAGCCGCACATTCAATCCCGTTCCGTCCAACCTGTCCTTGGCGACATCCATGGCCTCCATCAAAATGTTCTTGGCCTGTCTTGGAGAAATGCCGTCAGGACCATGACCACCAGGCTCGACAGTCATTTTTGCTTTTTCATCGATCTTCTCGACATTGTTCAGCAATGTCTCTTCTGAAGGGGATGCAATTTTTTCCACAACACTTACCAGTTCCATATCCACACTCCTCCTCCTTGACGCCGCAATCTTTTGAAACTTCCAAATATCTGGAGTTGACCGGATTGCCTTGTCCTGTCTTCGCCGTCTGATCAAATCACTCTCGCTAAAATGATCGAGTGAACCCGAAGTTTGATCAGGGCGAACTCCTCATCGCTTCAATTAAAATATCGGCCAGTAAGGCTGATTACTTTAGGGCCAGGTACGCATTCAGGCGTTCCAATCATCATTGGCGTACTGCCCGCCTTTCAACGCAAGCAGCAAGATTCAATATCTCAATACATTGAAAAAAATGAGATTTGCTACTCATCTCACGGGCTACCGGTAACTCTTATAAATACAACCACTGACCATTGCCACTGCCTGGGATGCAGCCCAAGTTGGATAAGCAATATTTTCAGCCTCGTGTCATGCCAATGACATGGATGTTCACTCGAAGAATTCGAGTCGACAAAAATTTTTATACCATAATATATTGAATTTAAAATAAAAACTTCAAAACATCATTATACATGACGCAGTCAATTGTACCTGTTCAGAATCCTTGAGAATTTGTCGCCTCAAAAAGCGCCAGGCAATTCAAGTTATTGAAATAATGTAGATATTTAATATTGGCATCTGGATTGCTTAGCACGAGACATTACCGTGTCACACCTTTTGAGGAGGTCTTGCTATGTCTTTGACTATCAATAACAACTTAATGGCCCAGAATGCCGCCCGGAACCTTGCCCAAAGTTATGGCAGGCTTGGGACGTCCACGGAACGGCTTTCTTCAGGTTTGCGCATCAACAGCGCCGCGGACGACGCCGCGGGTTTGGCTATTCGCGAATTGATGCGCGCGGAGATTTCCTCCATGCGCCAGGGCATCCGCAATGCCAACGACGCCATCTCCATGATCCAGACCGCGGACGGAGCCTTGGCCGTTATCGACGAAAAGCTGATCCGGATGAAGGAACTGGCCACTCAGGCCGCCACCGGCACCTACAATTCGGACCAGCGCCTGATCATCGACTCGGAATACCAGGCCATGGCCTCGGAAATCACCCGAATTGCCAACGCCACCAAGTTCAACGGGATCTACCTCCTGAACGGCAACCTTTCTTCTTCAGCCGCAAACGCAGCCAATTGGGGTGGAGATCATAAAGGCGAAGGATTGAATTCAACTGGACCGCTTAAAATCCATTTCGGGCCGGCAAACAGTAGTGCTGAGGATTACTACTATATCGCCATCGGCAATTCCACGGCCTCGGCTTTGGGAGTGGGCAGCAGCGCGAATAGAGGGGCCAAAAGTGCTCCACACCTGGAGGAGAGCGCAGGATATTCCATTTCCACCCAACAGGGCGCCCAGCAAGCGCTTGATGCCCTGGAGAATGCCATCCTTTCCAAAGATAATATTCGAGCTAGCCTCGGCGCTCTGCAAAACCGCCTGGCCAACACCATCACCAACCTCTCCATCCAGGCCGAAAACCTTCAGGCGGCGGAATCACGGATTTCAGACGCGGATGTGGCTCTGGAGATGACCGAGTTCGTGCGCAACCAGATCATCACCCAGGCTGCGGTTGCCATGCTGGCCCAGGCCAACTCCCTGCCCAGAATGGCCATGCAGCTCATCAGCGGTTAGTCGGCACAGCCGGTTTATCAGTAACAAAATTGCAGTACTTGTGACATCGGTTGACCTCCTCATGACATCCGTCCCATGGACCGTGGGTTCCATGGGACGGATGTCTACCGCCGCAGGTCAACTGTTTTTGAGGAACATCAGGGCTTGCTTTGCGGCATTTTGTTCGGCTTTTTTCACGCTGCTCCCCGAACTTCGAAACTCATCCCCAGACGGCAGCTTGAGCAGGACATGAAAGGTTCGCTCATGCTCCGGCCCAGAGCTGCCCTCCAGAACATAGGACGGTCTGTCCCGAAAATTCTGTTGGGTCAATTCCTGCAGCTTGGTTTTATGATCCTTCTCCACGGTCACCTCAACCTGTTTGGGCCATAGATCGGCAAACTGCTCGACAACCCACTCCTTGGCCGTGGCATAGCCTCCATCCAGAAAAACGGCACCCAGCAAGGCCTCAAAAGCATCGCTTAGCAGTGCCTGG
This genomic window contains:
- a CDS encoding flagellin translates to MSLTINNNLMAQNAARNLAQSYGRLGTSTERLSSGLRINSAADDAAGLAIRELMRAEISSMRQGIRNANDAISMIQTADGALAVIDEKLIRMKELATQAATGTYNSDQRLIIDSEYQAMASEITRIANATKFNGIYLLNGNLSSSAANAANWGGDHKGEGLNSTGPLKIHFGPANSSAEDYYYIAIGNSTASALGVGSSANRGAKSAPHLEESAGYSISTQQGAQQALDALENAILSKDNIRASLGALQNRLANTITNLSIQAENLQAAESRISDADVALEMTEFVRNQIITQAAVAMLAQANSLPRMAMQLISG
- a CDS encoding flagellar protein FlaG — protein: MELVSVVEKIASPSEETLLNNVEKIDEKAKMTVEPGGHGPDGISPRQAKNILMEAMDVAKDRLDGTGLNVRLKMTDKSERFQVEVYNPETKEVLRRFPPDEIIRLAESIDEMAGLIVDRSL